In Chloroflexota bacterium, one DNA window encodes the following:
- a CDS encoding alkaline phosphatase family protein has protein sequence MIFVLGIDAATWTVIRPNLSQLPTFKKLTELGQAREIVIEEEEKLESQSLWCGMFSGKTLEEHRHDSWVVGDRLARREDIKVDFIWDILEREGKKVRVLNVPFIVPPYSFRVDFKPVGFGLPTNEKEWQEELERVSEKTREMLVEKPDLLIAVYTLLDRIQHFHWGEDCVPAWYRKLDAKMDEILFDTGFLDNRQNKLIIVSDHGMCSFGEARIQTLPKKTEWGELKGDHHENAVLITVNVDYPIKSPQDIFRAVRKEFKASSS, from the coding sequence GTGATTTTCGTTTTGGGTATAGATGCCGCGACCTGGACAGTTATCAGACCAAACCTGAGTCAACTGCCTACATTCAAGAAACTAACCGAGCTGGGTCAGGCTAGGGAAATAGTTATAGAAGAGGAGGAGAAACTAGAATCGCAGTCTCTGTGGTGTGGTATGTTTTCCGGGAAGACGCTGGAAGAGCACCGCCATGACAGCTGGGTCGTTGGAGACAGACTGGCCAGAAGAGAGGATATAAAAGTAGATTTTATCTGGGACATTCTGGAGCGAGAGGGAAAGAAAGTCAGAGTACTGAACGTACCCTTCATTGTACCGCCTTATTCCTTTCGAGTTGACTTCAAGCCAGTAGGGTTCGGCCTGCCCACCAACGAAAAGGAATGGCAGGAAGAGTTAGAGAGAGTAAGCGAAAAAACCAGAGAGATGCTCGTCGAAAAGCCAGACCTGTTAATTGCGGTCTATACTCTTCTCGACCGCATCCAGCACTTTCACTGGGGTGAAGATTGTGTCCCTGCCTGGTACCGGAAGCTGGACGCGAAAATGGACGAGATTCTTTTTGACACCGGTTTCCTGGATAACAGGCAAAACAAACTTATTATTGTTTCTGACCATGGCATGTGTTCATTTGGGGAAGCCCGCATCCAGACCCTGCCGAAGAAGACAGAGTGGGGGGAATTGAAAGGCGACCACCATGAAAATGCCGTACTTATTACGGTGAACGTTGATTACCCAATCAAAAGCCCCCAGGACATATTCCGGGCAGTGAGAAAGGAATTTAAAGCTTCCAGCAGTTAA